The Buchnera aphidicola str. APS (Acyrthosiphon pisum) genome has a segment encoding these proteins:
- the glmS gene encoding glutamine--fructose-6-phosphate transaminase (isomerizing) → MCGIVAAVTQRNIANFLIDGIKKLEYRGYDSSGLAVIDNKNNIVRIRCVGKVNELIKKTNKKKILGSIGVAHTRWATHGKVSKENTHPHISSNIIVVHNGIIENNSTLRGFLKKQGYIFSSDTDTEVIAHLLHWEQNKKKDSLIKVIQNSIKKLDGNYSMVVIDQNNPSKLIAARSGSPLIIGLGTEENFIASDQIALLHVTKRFIYLEEGDIAIVARKEINIFNKNNSIIQREEVVSNIEYKSAKKGKYRYYMEKEIHEQPKSIRNTLKNRLTNSNKVHFSELGSKENNIFYNTEHIQIVACGTSYNAAMVSRYWFEELANIPCDVEIASEFSSRKLVVRKKSLLITLSQSGETADTLSALRYSKKLGYLGNLTICNMKSSSLVRESDFYILTKAGLEIGVASTKSFTTQLTVLLLLVAKIINSKKENNNTSKRIVQTLSILPVRIEEILKKKQLIQDMANTLANKKNMLFLGRGNQYPIAMEGALKLKEISYIHAEAYPSGELKHGPLALIDKNIPVIMIAPENSLLEKNKKNIKEICSRGGIVYVFSNQEFDYEENINTIKLPYVEELIAPIFYTIPLQLFAYYVALKKGRDIDQPRHLAKSVTVE, encoded by the coding sequence ATGTGTGGTATTGTTGCTGCAGTAACACAACGTAATATTGCCAATTTTCTTATCGATGGTATTAAAAAACTAGAATACCGAGGATATGATTCTTCAGGATTGGCTGTAATAGATAATAAAAACAATATTGTTAGAATTCGTTGTGTTGGAAAGGTCAACGAACTTATAAAAAAAACAAATAAAAAAAAAATACTTGGTAGTATTGGAGTTGCTCATACTCGATGGGCTACTCACGGGAAAGTCTCAAAAGAGAATACTCATCCACATATTTCTTCTAATATTATTGTTGTACATAATGGAATTATTGAAAACAATTCCACACTGCGTGGATTTTTAAAAAAACAAGGATATATATTTTCTTCAGATACTGATACAGAAGTAATTGCACATTTATTACATTGGGAACAAAACAAAAAAAAAGATTCCCTCATAAAAGTTATACAAAATAGTATAAAAAAATTAGATGGTAATTATAGTATGGTAGTAATAGATCAAAATAATCCTTCCAAATTAATAGCAGCACGTTCTGGAAGTCCATTAATTATAGGATTAGGAACAGAAGAAAATTTTATAGCTTCTGATCAAATTGCATTATTGCATGTAACAAAACGTTTTATATACTTAGAAGAAGGCGATATTGCCATTGTCGCAAGAAAAGAAATTAACATCTTTAATAAAAATAATTCTATAATTCAACGAGAAGAAGTAGTATCTAATATAGAATACAAATCAGCAAAGAAGGGAAAGTACCGTTATTATATGGAAAAAGAAATACATGAACAACCTAAATCAATTCGTAATACTTTAAAAAATCGTCTAACAAATAGTAATAAAGTACATTTTTCTGAATTAGGATCAAAAGAAAATAATATATTTTATAATACAGAACATATACAAATAGTTGCATGTGGTACTTCTTATAATGCTGCTATGGTTTCTCGATACTGGTTTGAAGAACTTGCAAATATTCCTTGTGATGTAGAAATTGCATCTGAATTTTCTTCAAGAAAACTAGTTGTAAGAAAAAAGAGTTTATTAATTACTTTGTCACAATCAGGAGAAACTGCTGATACGTTATCTGCATTGAGGTATTCTAAAAAACTTGGATATTTAGGAAATCTAACTATATGCAATATGAAAAGTTCATCTTTAGTAAGAGAATCTGATTTTTATATACTAACTAAAGCGGGATTAGAAATAGGAGTGGCTTCTACAAAATCTTTTACGACTCAATTGACTGTTTTACTTTTATTAGTTGCTAAAATAATAAATTCAAAAAAAGAAAACAATAATACCTCAAAAAGAATTGTACAAACATTAAGTATTTTACCTGTTAGAATTGAAGAAATTTTAAAAAAAAAACAATTAATACAAGATATGGCTAATACATTAGCTAATAAAAAAAACATGCTCTTTCTTGGAAGAGGTAATCAGTATCCAATTGCAATGGAAGGTGCTTTGAAATTAAAAGAAATTTCTTATATTCATGCCGAAGCTTATCCATCTGGAGAACTCAAACACGGTCCTCTAGCATTAATCGATAAAAATATACCAGTTATTATGATTGCTCCTGAAAATTCTCTATTAGAGAAAAATAAAAAAAATATTAAAGAAATATGTTCTAGAGGAGGAATAGTTTATGTTTTTTCTAATCAAGAATTTGATTATGAAGAAAATATAAATACTATAAAGCTTCCGTATGTAGAAGAATTAATAGCACCTATTTTTTATACAATTCCCCTACAATTATTTGCTTATTATGTTGCATTAAAAAAAGGAAGGGATATTGATCAACCGAGACACTTAGCTAAATCGGTAACAGTAGAATAA
- the glmU gene encoding bifunctional UDP-N-acetylglucosamine diphosphorylase/glucosamine-1-phosphate N-acetyltransferase GlmU, producing the protein MLTQEIIIVILAAGKGTRMKSNHPKVLHFLGGKTILEHVIETAQSIKPKKIILVYSDQKKPVLSNIYNIPIQWIIQKKPQGTGHAILLAIKKISDNTEILVLYGDVPFISPVSIKKLQKSKKQSKISLLTAKVKNPNGYGRILRKKGKVISIIEDQDASNEQKNIKEIYSGIFIAQSKDLTRWLKKIDKKNEKQEFYATDIIALAHLEGSFIKTIEPLNYEEILGINNKLQLSNLEKIFQKKQINKLLINGVTIKDPSHFIFRGTLQHGQNVEIDTGVILENNVILGDDVKIGPGCIIRNSSIDSNTNIQAYTIIENSKIGKGCIIGPFAHLRSNTLLDRNVHIGNFVETKDTFIKNESKVKHLSYLGNSEIGSKVNIGAGSITCNYDGANKFKTIIGDNVLVGSNTQLIAPIKIAKNTTIAAGTTVTKDVNTPCLVYNTKEQKYKKNWMRSKKIIKKN; encoded by the coding sequence ATGTTAACACAAGAAATCATTATCGTAATACTTGCAGCTGGTAAAGGAACTAGAATGAAATCTAATCATCCTAAAGTACTACATTTTTTAGGAGGAAAAACAATTTTAGAACATGTAATAGAAACTGCTCAATCTATAAAACCTAAAAAAATTATATTGGTTTACAGTGATCAAAAAAAACCTGTACTATCTAATATTTATAACATCCCAATTCAATGGATAATACAAAAAAAACCACAAGGAACAGGTCATGCTATACTGCTAGCAATAAAAAAAATTTCAGATAATACAGAAATACTAGTTCTATATGGAGATGTCCCATTTATTTCTCCAGTATCAATAAAAAAATTACAAAAATCTAAAAAACAATCAAAAATTAGTTTATTAACTGCAAAAGTAAAAAATCCTAATGGATATGGCCGTATTTTACGAAAAAAAGGAAAAGTTATTAGTATAATAGAAGATCAAGATGCTTCCAATGAACAAAAAAATATTAAAGAAATATATTCAGGTATTTTTATAGCTCAAAGTAAAGATTTAACACGATGGCTAAAAAAAATTGATAAAAAAAATGAAAAACAAGAGTTTTATGCAACAGATATTATCGCTTTAGCTCATCTTGAAGGTAGTTTTATTAAAACAATAGAACCATTAAATTATGAAGAGATATTAGGGATTAATAATAAGTTGCAATTATCTAATTTAGAGAAAATTTTTCAAAAAAAACAAATTAATAAACTTCTTATCAATGGAGTTACAATAAAAGATCCATCTCATTTTATTTTTAGAGGAACATTACAACATGGTCAAAACGTTGAAATAGACACAGGTGTGATTTTAGAAAATAATGTTATTTTAGGTGACGATGTTAAAATCGGTCCTGGATGTATTATTAGAAATAGTAGTATTGATAGTAATACTAACATTCAAGCATATACAATTATAGAAAATTCTAAAATAGGAAAAGGCTGTATTATAGGTCCATTTGCTCATTTGCGATCAAATACTTTATTAGATAGAAATGTTCATATAGGAAATTTTGTTGAAACAAAAGATACTTTTATTAAAAATGAATCTAAGGTAAAACACTTAAGTTATCTTGGTAATTCTGAAATTGGTTCTAAAGTAAACATTGGAGCAGGTAGTATTACATGTAATTATGATGGAGCAAATAAATTCAAAACTATTATTGGTGATAATGTTTTAGTAGGTTCTAATACACAACTGATCGCTCCTATAAAAATCGCAAAAAATACTACTATTGCAGCAGGTACTACTGTAACAAAAGACGTCAATACACCATGTTTAGTTTATAACACTAAAGAACAAAAATACAAAAAAAACTGGATGCGTTCAAAAAAAATCATTAAAAAAAATTAA
- a CDS encoding HAD hydrolase family protein, whose amino-acid sequence MYRIIAVDLDGTLLTSENKITKYTKEIIQILIQKKFYFVFASGRHYIDIMKIKDSLKINIFIISSNGSKIYNLDNNLIFSDNLDENIASKLCRIKYSDKEIITQVYQNDQWYINNNKVENNFCSLLSSLQYKYFYPDDLNFKNISKIFFTSRNFQKLHILKRKIINFYGNKVHVNFSIPGCLEIVSGTT is encoded by the coding sequence ATGTATCGAATTATTGCAGTGGATTTAGATGGCACTTTGCTTACTTCAGAAAATAAAATAACAAAATATACTAAAGAGATTATACAGATATTAATACAAAAAAAATTTTATTTTGTCTTTGCTTCAGGTCGTCATTATATAGATATTATGAAGATTAAGGATAGTTTAAAAATAAATATTTTTATAATTTCTTCTAATGGTTCTAAAATTTACAATTTAGATAATAATCTAATATTTAGTGATAATTTAGATGAAAATATTGCATCAAAACTATGTAGAATAAAATATTCAGACAAAGAAATTATTACTCAGGTATATCAAAATGATCAATGGTATATAAATAATAATAAAGTAGAAAATAATTTTTGTTCTCTACTTTCATCATTGCAATATAAATATTTTTATCCAGATGATTTAAATTTTAAAAATATCAGTAAAATTTTTTTTACAAGTAGAAATTTTCAAAAATTACATATTCTCAAAAGAAAAATTATTAATTTTTATGGTAATAAAGTTCATGTTAATTTTTCAATTCCAGGTTGTCTTGAAATTGTATCAGGGACCACTTAA
- a CDS encoding HAD hydrolase family protein, producing the protein MKNCIAFGDGMNDQDMLKVAGKAYIMKNSDPHLKIALPHLEIIESNDNDGVARCLNKIFIENNKEML; encoded by the coding sequence TTGAAAAATTGTATTGCTTTTGGCGATGGAATGAATGATCAGGATATGTTAAAAGTTGCGGGTAAAGCATATATTATGAAAAATTCTGATCCACATTTAAAAATAGCACTGCCGCATCTTGAAATCATTGAAAGCAATGATAATGATGGTGTAGCAAGATGCTTGAATAAAATTTTTATAGAAAATAATAAAGAGATGTTATAA
- the metE gene encoding 5-methyltetrahydropteroyltriglutamate--homocysteine S-methyltransferase → MTILNHTLGFPRIGLNRELKKAQEQYWSGELMIKDLLLVGSELRKKNWQKQKESGIDYIPVGDFAWYDHVLTTSMMLGNIPERHNNTVDSIDLDCLFRIARGCPPDISASEMTKWFNTNYHYIVPEFYKNKVLKYSWKQILDEVDEALLLGHKVKPILLGPITYLWLGKVKGEYFDRLDILKDIILIYKHVLKELSNRSIDFVQIDEPVLVLELPKKWKDAYHYAYKELSGITKLLLTTYFDSIEHNIEFIRDLPVQGIHIDLVHGKYNLKNFSSKIPSEWMLSLGVINGRNIWRSDLLKWFKSIKSISNHHRKILIGSSCSLLHTPIDLVAEKHLDKEVKRWFSFAVQKCEELRLLSSALNDNDIDSIKEWSLPIYERSVSKRVNKIEVENRLSNVLIDKHQRLSPYKTRSIEQNKKFNFPILPTTTIGSFPQTISIRKLRRDFKLGLVTEEEYTKIIKKNIKKVIKIQEELDIDVLVHGEAERNDMVEYFGEHLDGFAFTDNGWVQSYGSRCVKPPIIIGDISRPKPMTIEWSKYAQSLTKKPVKGMLTGPVTILLWSFPREDVSLKKIATQIALALYDEVLDLEKEKIEIIQIDEPALREGLPLRKSSWHEYLSWAVDVFRLSASGVKNTTQIHTHMCYCEFNDIMDSIALLDADVITIEAARSDMELLESFKKFKYPNEVGPGAYDIHSSNIPSVQSIISLLNKAMKYIPLKRIWVNPDCGLKTRNWNETILSLKNMVEATKILREKMKDSECD, encoded by the coding sequence ATGACAATTTTAAATCATACTTTAGGATTTCCAAGAATAGGATTAAACCGAGAATTAAAAAAAGCTCAAGAACAATATTGGTCCGGGGAACTGATGATTAAAGATTTATTATTAGTTGGTTCTGAATTAAGGAAAAAAAATTGGCAAAAACAGAAAGAATCTGGAATTGATTATATTCCAGTTGGAGATTTTGCTTGGTATGATCATGTATTAACCACGAGTATGATGTTAGGAAATATCCCAGAAAGACATAATAATACAGTTGACTCTATTGATTTAGATTGTCTATTCCGTATTGCTCGAGGTTGTCCTCCGGATATTTCAGCTTCAGAAATGACTAAATGGTTTAATACTAACTATCATTATATTGTACCTGAGTTTTATAAAAACAAAGTTTTAAAGTACTCTTGGAAACAAATTTTAGATGAAGTAGATGAAGCTTTATTATTAGGGCACAAGGTTAAACCTATACTTTTAGGACCGATTACATATCTTTGGTTGGGAAAAGTAAAAGGAGAATATTTTGATCGTCTTGATATTTTAAAAGATATAATTCTAATATATAAGCATGTTTTAAAAGAATTATCTAACCGTAGTATTGATTTTGTTCAAATTGATGAACCTGTTTTGGTTTTAGAATTACCAAAAAAATGGAAAGACGCTTATCATTATGCTTATAAAGAATTATCCGGTATAACAAAATTATTGCTTACAACATATTTTGACAGTATTGAGCATAATATAGAATTTATTCGTGATTTACCTGTTCAAGGTATTCATATCGATCTAGTGCATGGAAAATATAATTTAAAAAATTTTAGTTCTAAAATACCATCAGAATGGATGCTGTCTTTAGGTGTTATTAATGGTCGAAACATTTGGCGTTCCGATCTTTTAAAATGGTTTAAATCTATCAAATCGATTTCAAATCATCATAGAAAAATATTAATCGGTTCATCTTGTTCTTTATTACATACACCGATTGATTTAGTAGCAGAAAAACACTTGGATAAAGAAGTAAAAAGATGGTTTTCTTTTGCTGTACAAAAATGTGAAGAATTAAGATTATTATCAAGTGCTTTAAATGATAATGACATTGATTCTATTAAAGAATGGAGTTTACCTATTTATGAGCGCAGTGTTTCTAAAAGAGTAAATAAAATCGAAGTAGAAAATCGCTTATCAAATGTTTTAATTGATAAACATCAACGTTTAAGTCCCTATAAAACTCGCTCTATAGAACAAAATAAAAAGTTTAATTTTCCTATTTTACCAACAACTACTATTGGATCTTTTCCTCAAACTATCAGTATAAGAAAATTACGAAGAGATTTTAAATTAGGGTTAGTGACTGAAGAAGAATACACAAAAATCATTAAAAAAAATATTAAAAAAGTTATAAAAATACAAGAAGAATTAGATATTGATGTTTTAGTACATGGTGAAGCTGAAAGAAATGATATGGTAGAATATTTTGGTGAACATTTAGATGGATTTGCATTTACAGATAATGGATGGGTACAGAGTTATGGTTCACGTTGTGTAAAACCTCCTATTATTATTGGAGATATTAGTCGTCCTAAACCCATGACTATAGAATGGTCTAAATATGCTCAATCTTTAACTAAAAAACCAGTTAAAGGGATGTTAACAGGACCGGTTACAATTTTACTTTGGTCTTTTCCTAGAGAAGACGTTTCATTAAAAAAAATTGCAACACAAATTGCTTTAGCATTATATGATGAAGTTCTAGATTTAGAAAAAGAAAAAATAGAAATAATCCAAATTGATGAGCCAGCATTACGAGAAGGGTTGCCTCTACGAAAAAGTTCTTGGCATGAATATTTATCTTGGGCGGTTGATGTATTTCGTTTAAGTGCTTCAGGTGTTAAAAATACTACACAAATTCATACACATATGTGCTATTGTGAATTTAATGATATCATGGATTCTATTGCATTATTAGATGCTGATGTGATTACAATTGAAGCAGCTCGTTCAGATATGGAATTATTAGAATCATTTAAAAAATTTAAATATCCTAATGAAGTAGGTCCAGGAGCATACGATATTCATTCTTCTAATATACCAAGCGTACAATCTATAATTTCTCTTTTAAATAAAGCAATGAAATATATTCCATTAAAACGTATATGGGTTAATCCAGATTGCGGTTTAAAAACGAGAAATTGGAACGAAACAATATTATCTTTAAAAAATATGGTTGAAGCAACGAAAATACTTAGAGAAAAAATGAAAGATAGTGAATGTGATTAA
- the purH gene encoding bifunctional phosphoribosylaminoimidazolecarboxamide formyltransferase/IMP cyclohydrolase, whose amino-acid sequence MPSNNLIKNALISVSDKKNIVEVAEKLIINKINLFSTGGTAQILKKNNIPVTEISDYTKFPEIMDGRVKTLHPKIMGGILGQKQKDQEIMKLYNICPIDIVIVNFYPFEKIKNIKKNDIDNVVNNIDIGGPTLVRASAKNYKNVIVIVDLDDFQSTIDSINNNTMNMEKRFNLASKAFEYTSYYEQIISQYFIEQNSLYKKTNNSLFPNEINFSFIKKQDLRYGENYHQKSSFYIEKNMCDSGTISTACQIQGKTLSYNNISDSDIALECVKQFTKPACVIVKHGNPCSVAVSHNILESYLSAYNSDPISAFGGIISFNCKLDEKTAQTIINQQFVEVIIIPEISKKAVKILQKKQNIRVLVTGKLQNNTVGLDLKKITNGLLVQEYDSHNIDYNSWSFVTKRSPTKKELKDSIFCWQVAKFVKSNAIVYGSDEITIGIGAGQMSRIYSTKLANIKVKDQGKNIIGATMASDAFFPFRDGIDEAASVGISSIIQPGGSIRDEEIIRAADEHNITMIFTKKRHFKH is encoded by the coding sequence ATGCCATCAAATAATCTTATAAAAAATGCGTTAATTAGCGTTTCAGACAAAAAAAATATTGTAGAAGTAGCAGAAAAATTAATAATTAATAAAATTAATTTATTTTCAACAGGAGGAACGGCTCAAATTTTAAAAAAAAACAATATACCTGTTACAGAAATATCAGATTATACAAAATTTCCTGAAATCATGGATGGACGAGTAAAAACATTACATCCAAAAATTATGGGTGGTATTTTAGGACAAAAACAAAAAGATCAGGAGATTATGAAATTATATAATATTTGTCCAATTGATATAGTTATCGTAAACTTTTATCCATTTGAAAAAATCAAAAACATAAAAAAAAATGATATAGATAATGTTGTCAATAATATTGATATAGGCGGACCGACACTCGTACGTGCTTCTGCAAAAAATTATAAGAACGTTATAGTTATAGTAGATCTTGATGATTTTCAATCTACTATTGATTCTATTAACAATAACACAATGAATATGGAAAAAAGATTTAATTTAGCATCTAAAGCATTTGAATATACATCATACTATGAACAAATTATTTCTCAGTATTTCATTGAACAAAATAGCTTGTATAAAAAAACTAATAATAGTTTATTCCCGAATGAAATAAATTTTTCTTTTATTAAAAAACAAGATTTAAGATATGGAGAAAACTATCATCAAAAATCGTCTTTTTATATAGAAAAAAACATGTGTGATTCCGGAACAATTAGTACAGCATGTCAAATTCAAGGAAAAACTTTATCATATAATAATATATCAGATTCTGATATAGCATTAGAGTGTGTAAAACAATTCACTAAACCAGCATGTGTTATTGTAAAACATGGAAATCCTTGTAGCGTTGCCGTTAGTCATAATATTTTAGAATCATATTTATCTGCATACAATTCTGATCCTATTTCAGCATTTGGAGGTATAATTTCTTTTAACTGTAAATTAGATGAAAAAACAGCACAAACAATTATTAATCAACAATTTGTTGAAGTTATTATTATTCCCGAAATCAGTAAAAAAGCAGTTAAAATATTACAAAAAAAACAAAATATAAGAGTACTAGTTACTGGAAAATTACAAAATAATACAGTTGGATTGGATTTAAAAAAGATCACTAATGGTCTACTTGTACAAGAATACGATTCTCATAATATAGATTATAACTCATGGAGTTTTGTTACAAAACGTAGTCCAACAAAAAAAGAACTCAAAGACTCTATCTTTTGTTGGCAAGTTGCTAAATTTGTAAAATCAAATGCAATTGTATATGGTTCTGATGAAATTACTATCGGAATTGGTGCGGGTCAAATGAGCAGGATTTATTCAACTAAATTAGCTAATATAAAAGTTAAAGATCAGGGTAAAAATATTATTGGTGCCACTATGGCTTCTGATGCTTTTTTTCCTTTTAGAGATGGTATCGATGAAGCTGCTTCTGTCGGTATTAGCTCTATAATTCAACCGGGAGGTTCTATACGAGATGAAGAAATCATTCGAGCTGCAGATGAACATAATATAACGATGATTTTTACTAAAAAAAGGCATTTTAAACATTAG
- a CDS encoding HU family DNA-binding protein — translation MNKTQLINVISKKSNLSKIQAKLTLETTLSTIIDSLKKGESVQIVGFGTFKVNLRSSRTGRNPQTGKEIQIPATKVPSFTSGKTLKNAIKQL, via the coding sequence ATGAATAAAACTCAATTAATTAATGTCATTTCTAAAAAATCTAATTTATCTAAAATACAAGCAAAATTGACTTTAGAAACAACATTATCAACTATCATTGATTCTTTGAAAAAAGGTGAATCTGTACAAATAGTTGGTTTTGGTACTTTCAAAGTTAATTTAAGATCGTCCCGTACAGGACGAAATCCTCAAACAGGAAAAGAAATACAGATACCTGCTACAAAAGTTCCTAGTTTTACATCTGGTAAAACATTAAAAAATGCAATCAAACAATTATAA